The proteins below are encoded in one region of Candidatus Omnitrophota bacterium:
- a CDS encoding TolC family protein, whose amino-acid sequence MRVKNKIKYATLGIFAVITLCFLFQAGQAFAGEDVLQVSLDNAISMAIKTSEDIRIQEDEMARSSSGVRVAKSQLLPYASGSAVWSRNYEYPNIPATAAAKEYDFNIGASIDQKLFTFGRIASSISAAKKQFEASRWNRETTNQDIIYMAKVSYYNACLAKRTLDIVQESYRHVQENKAILEDRSSSGRASKYDNIKMAADMASRIPMLSNARAALNSALETLKRVIGVGSQTQINITDGFDDEYTLLDRKALTDELLSRQPALKALENGVGAAQDMIWQKQAEYFPELSAFSTWNNKGSSNKSDIRSENLYDYGVIGLKVAVPIFEGGRRLEAVQQAKLDKSIAELNLKKLTKDLLLELDSSVVVYNEYVSTLQSYEEAVRLASESFKLSQSMFQSGHISITDLNSAELLLTQEMLNREVALFNINETLAKISKLTVAGPEKDE is encoded by the coding sequence GCAGGCTTTTGCCGGAGAGGACGTTTTGCAGGTAAGCCTTGATAACGCTATTTCAATGGCAATCAAGACAAGCGAGGATATAAGGATACAGGAAGATGAAATGGCCCGCAGCAGCTCCGGAGTGAGAGTTGCTAAAAGCCAGCTTTTACCTTATGCTTCCGGTTCTGCTGTTTGGTCTCGGAATTACGAGTATCCCAATATTCCCGCAACAGCGGCGGCCAAGGAATACGATTTTAATATCGGGGCGAGCATTGACCAAAAACTCTTTACGTTTGGCCGTATAGCTTCGTCAATATCCGCGGCAAAGAAACAATTTGAGGCAAGCCGTTGGAACAGGGAAACAACAAATCAGGATATTATTTATATGGCCAAAGTATCTTATTATAACGCGTGTCTGGCAAAACGCACGCTTGATATAGTCCAGGAGTCTTACAGGCATGTCCAGGAGAATAAGGCCATACTTGAAGACAGGTCATCAAGCGGGCGCGCGTCAAAATATGATAATATTAAGATGGCGGCGGATATGGCATCCCGGATACCTATGTTAAGCAATGCGCGTGCTGCTTTAAATTCAGCTCTGGAGACGCTTAAAAGGGTTATCGGCGTTGGCAGTCAAACCCAGATTAATATAACAGACGGTTTTGATGACGAATATACGCTTCTTGATAGAAAGGCGCTTACCGATGAATTGTTAAGCAGACAGCCGGCTTTGAAGGCCCTTGAAAACGGGGTTGGAGCTGCGCAGGACATGATATGGCAGAAACAGGCTGAATATTTTCCAGAGCTTTCCGCTTTTTCAACATGGAACAACAAAGGCTCCAGTAATAAGTCAGATATACGCAGTGAAAATTTGTATGATTACGGTGTAATAGGATTAAAGGTCGCTGTGCCCATATTTGAAGGCGGCAGGCGCCTGGAGGCTGTCCAGCAAGCCAAGCTGGACAAAAGCATAGCTGAATTAAATCTGAAAAAACTGACCAAGGATTTACTGCTTGAACTGGATTCATCTGTCGTGGTATATAATGAATATGTCAGCACACTGCAAAGCTATGAAGAGGCGGTGCGCCTGGCCTCAGAGTCATTTAAATTAAGCCAGAGCATGTTCCAGTCGGGGCACATTTCTATTACCGATTTAAATTCAGCCGAGCTGCTTTTGACACAGGAAATGTTAAACAGAGAAGTGGCTTTATTTAATATTAACGAGACTTTGGCAAAAATTAGTAAACTGACGGTCGCAGGGCCTGAAAAAGATGAATAA
- a CDS encoding efflux RND transporter permease subunit, whose product MIDFFVKHPVTTAMFICVFVVLGFVSYGNLLVESTPKIDFPIVTVSTVFPGATPLDVETLVVNKVEDAVSEISEIKKIRSQSYEGFGYVYVEFLLSADVNVKSIEVKDKVEAILNDLPEDIEKPIIEKYDPLMTPVMDIVLSSDTLDGKTLYEYADKTLRDKLSSVKDVAKVDVYGGKERQINIRLDPMLMKERFITIQEVITALRMKNMDIPAGNLEKGDRALSVRFIGEFQDADEIANMALTSADGNTFFLKDIAVVEDGFMRIESIARYNGRDVVGLSLKKVSDGNAIVVATQVRKRLNEFRNTLPEGMDLDIATDTTKFVIDETKDTQQNILIGILLTVFILYLFTGRLNLTFIAVIVIPSSLISTFALMDASKFTINMATLLAIATSMGTLIANAIVIIENVLEHLEHKESAVRAAIDGTKEVTGAVMASAGTNLVVFTPIAMMGGIPGQFMKPFGLTVVYATLFSLIASFSLTPMLCALLLKKSAPSAGGREGAPGRLLRLPVQLTTRFMEFLKKEYKYIFETMFRYPIFVVAAAILAFFSLTFIMPYLENEFMTASDQDKISIQINLPQGSTIERTLAVVKQIESHIDTLPEKLSYMVNIGDNGAENATITLDLVPSNERKRSDLEIINALIPFLSSIPDTEAHLIRSGGMGAGLQEGDVSIDVYGTDYGKMIELSHQLKSIMEATGYFRSVGSSYKVPKTEVRFIPDQNKLIEYGLTASYIGSSIRASIYGDDTNVYKEGGEEYDINVELDDRYSENFDDIREISVISPKGLIPITELGVLAKAKATPSIWHRDKNRVIRLEGYLSKGSLGSMKRILDGEFKKIDFPKEHGYNYVGDSEYQEESSSEMSKAFILAVILTFMLLCAIMNSLNYPIPILLMVPLSFVGVFYAMFFLHASINMASMLTMVMLVGLVVNNAILLLDYAILKIKEGLPVKEALWQGASVKFRAIWMTSIAIILGILPQLWVISGAKRSMSVVMIGGMAASILFTFIFVPVIFWYIQRFNILKIFNRVSSK is encoded by the coding sequence ATGATTGATTTTTTTGTGAAACATCCTGTAACGACAGCAATGTTTATTTGCGTGTTTGTCGTGCTGGGTTTTGTCAGCTACGGCAATTTACTTGTTGAAAGCACGCCAAAAATAGATTTTCCGATAGTAACCGTGTCTACTGTTTTTCCCGGGGCAACCCCCCTTGACGTGGAAACGCTTGTGGTTAATAAGGTTGAGGATGCTGTTTCGGAAATATCGGAGATCAAAAAGATCAGAAGCCAGTCATACGAAGGATTCGGCTATGTGTATGTTGAGTTTTTGCTGTCAGCCGATGTAAATGTAAAATCTATTGAGGTCAAGGACAAGGTAGAAGCTATATTGAACGACCTGCCCGAAGATATAGAAAAACCCATAATAGAAAAATACGACCCCCTCATGACGCCCGTTATGGACATTGTTCTTTCAAGCGATACCCTTGACGGCAAAACCCTTTATGAATATGCTGATAAGACGCTAAGAGATAAGCTTTCTTCGGTGAAGGATGTCGCCAAGGTGGATGTATACGGAGGCAAGGAACGCCAGATCAATATAAGATTGGATCCTATGCTGATGAAAGAGCGCTTTATTACCATTCAGGAGGTTATAACCGCCCTGCGCATGAAGAATATGGATATTCCGGCGGGTAATCTTGAAAAAGGAGACCGCGCGTTAAGCGTGCGTTTTATCGGCGAGTTTCAAGACGCGGATGAGATCGCGAACATGGCATTGACCTCCGCGGACGGAAACACTTTTTTCCTCAAAGACATCGCTGTTGTTGAAGACGGTTTTATGAGGATAGAATCCATCGCTCGTTATAACGGCAGAGACGTTGTCGGCCTTTCGTTGAAAAAGGTCTCCGATGGCAACGCGATAGTCGTTGCTACACAGGTAAGAAAAAGGCTTAACGAATTTCGCAACACCCTGCCGGAAGGCATGGACCTTGACATAGCAACCGATACCACGAAATTTGTTATTGATGAAACCAAAGACACCCAGCAAAATATCCTTATCGGTATATTGCTAACCGTTTTTATTCTTTATTTGTTTACCGGCAGGCTTAATCTTACGTTTATAGCCGTTATTGTTATTCCCTCTTCCCTCATATCAACCTTTGCCTTGATGGATGCCTCCAAGTTCACTATTAATATGGCGACACTACTCGCTATCGCGACAAGCATGGGTACGCTCATAGCCAACGCCATTGTTATTATAGAAAACGTTCTTGAGCACCTTGAGCACAAGGAATCAGCCGTTCGCGCGGCCATAGACGGAACAAAAGAGGTCACGGGGGCTGTCATGGCGTCGGCCGGCACGAATTTGGTAGTCTTTACTCCTATCGCCATGATGGGAGGTATCCCCGGGCAGTTTATGAAACCCTTCGGGCTGACAGTGGTGTACGCGACACTATTTTCATTGATTGCTTCTTTTTCGCTTACCCCGATGCTGTGCGCTCTTTTACTGAAAAAGAGCGCGCCCTCCGCCGGCGGCAGGGAAGGCGCGCCGGGCCGCTTGTTGCGCCTGCCTGTCCAACTGACAACCCGTTTTATGGAGTTCTTGAAAAAGGAATATAAATATATCTTTGAGACTATGTTTCGTTATCCTATATTTGTGGTTGCCGCCGCTATTTTGGCGTTTTTTTCGCTGACATTTATCATGCCCTATCTTGAGAACGAATTTATGACGGCATCCGATCAGGACAAGATAAGCATCCAGATAAATTTGCCGCAGGGCTCAACCATAGAAAGGACATTAGCGGTAGTCAAACAGATAGAATCGCATATTGATACATTGCCGGAAAAGTTATCATATATGGTCAATATAGGCGATAACGGCGCGGAAAACGCGACTATTACTTTAGATCTCGTGCCCTCTAATGAAAGGAAAAGAAGTGATCTTGAAATCATCAACGCGCTTATACCTTTCCTGTCGTCAATACCCGATACGGAAGCTCATCTTATCCGTTCCGGAGGTATGGGCGCCGGGCTTCAGGAAGGAGACGTGTCCATAGATGTTTACGGCACTGATTACGGCAAGATGATAGAACTCTCACATCAGCTTAAGTCTATTATGGAGGCGACAGGATATTTTCGTTCAGTAGGCTCATCATATAAGGTGCCGAAAACAGAAGTGCGGTTTATACCGGATCAGAACAAGCTTATAGAATACGGCCTTACCGCCAGTTATATAGGTTCCAGCATACGAGCGTCTATTTACGGAGACGATACCAATGTTTATAAGGAAGGCGGCGAGGAGTACGATATCAATGTTGAACTTGATGACAGGTATTCCGAGAATTTTGACGATATACGGGAGATCTCGGTTATTTCTCCAAAAGGGCTTATCCCTATAACCGAATTAGGCGTTCTTGCCAAGGCTAAGGCCACGCCTTCAATCTGGCACCGCGACAAAAATCGTGTTATAAGGCTGGAAGGTTATTTGTCCAAGGGCTCTCTTGGATCAATGAAGCGTATTTTAGACGGAGAATTTAAAAAAATAGATTTTCCAAAAGAGCATGGTTATAATTATGTAGGCGATTCAGAATATCAGGAAGAATCCAGCAGTGAAATGTCAAAGGCATTTATTCTTGCCGTAATATTGACCTTTATGCTTTTGTGCGCGATAATGAATTCCCTGAATTATCCTATACCCATCTTATTAATGGTGCCGCTTTCTTTTGTGGGCGTATTTTATGCCATGTTTTTTCTCCACGCTTCAATCAATATGGCATCAATGCTAACTATGGTAATGCTTGTAGGCCTTGTTGTTAATAACGCTATTTTATTGCTTGATTATGCAATTCTTAAGATAAAAGAAGGCCTGCCGGTTAAAGAGGCTCTGTGGCAGGGGGCATCGGTAAAATTCAGGGCGATATGGATGACGTCAATTGCTATAATTCTTGGCATATTACCGCAGTTGTGGGTAATATCAGGCGCTAAACGGTCAATGAGCGTTGTGATGATAGGCGGTATGGCGGCGTCTATTTTGTTCACGTTTATATTTGTGCCGGTTATATTCTGGTATATACAGCGTTTTAATATCCTAAAAATATTTAACAGAGTTTCGTCTAAGTAA